A single window of Drosophila suzukii chromosome 3, CBGP_Dsuzu_IsoJpt1.0, whole genome shotgun sequence DNA harbors:
- the MtnA gene encoding metallothionein-1 codes for MPCPCGSGCKCSSQTTKGSCNCGTDCKCGDNKKSACGCSK; via the exons ATGCCTTGCCCATGCGGAAGCG GATGCAAATGCTCCTCCCAGACGACCAAGGGTTCCTGCAACTGCGGAACTGACTGCAAGTGCGGCGACAACAAGAAATCCGCCTGCGGCTGCTCCAAGTAA